The proteins below are encoded in one region of Paramisgurnus dabryanus chromosome 2, PD_genome_1.1, whole genome shotgun sequence:
- the pabpn1l gene encoding embryonic polyadenylate-binding protein 2, translating into MEMEEDTVQSEEERPFPYSPQADYFFSMTHEERIDADRRSIYVGNVDYGATADELEMYFNGCGLINRVTIPYNKFTGHPKGFAYIEFSDRDSARTAMSFDETLFRGRIIKVLPKRTNVPGFRTTDRYLRGGWTRGRGFRPSRFYSPFRGCNFIREDGRADPWIDSF; encoded by the exons ATGGAAATGGAGGAAGACACAGTGCAATCTGAGGAAGAGAGGCCATTCCCCTACAGCCCTCAGGCAG ACTATTTCTTCAGTATGACCCATGAAGAAAGAATAGATGCTGACCGAAGATCTATCTATGTGGGGAAC GTGGATTATGGAGCGACTGCAGATGAACTGGAGATGTACTTCAATGGCTGCGGACTTATCAACAGAGTTACAATACCGTATAACAAATTCACCGGCCATCCTAAAGG TTTTGCCTACATTGAGTTCTCAGATAGGGATTCTGCACGCACCGCCATGTCTTTCGATGAAACACTATTTAGAGGACGCATCATTAAG GTGTTGCCCAAAAGAACAAATGTTCCAGGTTTCAGGACTACAGACAGGTACTTGCGAGGAGGCTGGACCAGAGGACGTGGTTTCCGGCCCTCGAGATTTTACAGCCCGTTCAGAGGCTGCAACTTCATTAG GGAAGATGGAAGAGCTGATCCTTGGATTGATTCATTTTGA
- the trappc2l gene encoding trafficking protein particle complex subunit 2-like protein, with protein sequence MAVCIAVIAKENYPLYIRSVPTQGELKFHYTVHTSLDVVEEKISGVGKALADQRELYLGLLYPTEDYKVYGYVTNSKVKFVIVVDSSNTSLRDNEIRSMFRKLHNSFTDVMCNPFYNPGDPIQSKAFDGIVSAMMVQAC encoded by the exons ATGGCGGTGTGCATAGCAGTCATAGCGAAGGAG AATTATCCACTATACATACGCAGTGTGCCTACACAGGGTGAACTGAAGTTTCACTACACAGTGCACACTTCTCTGGATGTTGTGGAAGAGAAGATCTCCGGTGTGGGGAAAGCTTTGGCCGACCAGAGGGAGCTTTATCTGGGACTCCTCTATCCAACAGAAGACTACAAAGT ATATGGTTATGTGACAAACTCCAAGGTCAAGTTTGTAATTGTGGTCGATTCATCCAACACATCTCTGAGAGACAATGAAATTAGAAGT ATGTTTAGAAAGTTGCACAATTCATTCACTGATGTTATGTGTAACCCGTTCTACAATCCCGGTGATCCGATTCAATCAAA GGCTTTTGACGGCATCGTTTCGGCTATGATGGTGCAGGCCTGCTGA